One segment of Triticum aestivum cultivar Chinese Spring chromosome 2A, IWGSC CS RefSeq v2.1, whole genome shotgun sequence DNA contains the following:
- the LOC123187952 gene encoding uncharacterized protein isoform X6 — MMKLDDTDDDEELIYESRRQTRTSKDAELSSGLPDVSRKRQAEDTPPSSGESMQSNMPAFKTAPGVQVKPSKKAKKNKLSQEPVVTESELGTAAPDTSAHEPPPQPSHEVPVSSSDPSAEQTLNDSDNPEAPSPTKVDDPEVEILKTQFVEPAQPTVLAKCSAKEELLERRKAKLDVTDYTHLSIGEIVSGYINKVHSSRDLEIDMVKQIQQKSEATINHFESEITELKNRLAAQELEIQKSNSKFEFSVSEQEKLKKNFESEKKPGLMKRPHW, encoded by the exons ATGATGAAACTGGATgatactgatgatgatgaagaattg atttatgagagccggaggcagacccggaccagcaaagacgcggaactctcctccggcttacctgatgtgtCCAGGAAGCGCCAGGCTGAG GATACTCCACCTTCCTCCGGTGAGTCTATGCAGTCCAACatgccggccttcaaaactgctcccgg TGTGCAAGTAAAACCCAGCAAAAAGGCAAAAAAGAATAAGCTGTCCCAAGAGCCGGTTGTGACTGAATCGGAGCTGGGCACAGCTGCTCCTGACACCTCTGCTCACGAGCCGCCGCCTCAACCATCTCATGAAGTTCCTGTATCTTCCTCTGACCCGTCTGCTGAGCAAACCCTCAACGATTCTGATAACCCGGAGGCTCCTAGCCCTACCAAGGTagatgatccggaagttgagatTCTCAAGACTCAGTTTGTTGAGCCGGCACAGCCAACTGTACTTGCCAAGTGTTCTGCTAAAGAGGAATTGTTAgaacgccgaaaggccaagctGGACGTCACTGACTACactcatttgagtattggagagatcgtctccggctatatcAATAAAGTACATAGTAGCCgtgacctggagattgacatggtgaagcagatacagcaaaaatctgag gccaccataaatCATTTTGAGTCAGAGATTACTGAACTGAAGAATCGCCTGGCAGCTCAAGAGCTTGAAATCCAGAAATCCAACTCCAAGTTTGAGTTcagtgtctctgaacaagagaagttgaagaagaacTTTGAGTCGGAGAAAAaacctgggctgatgaaaaggccgcactggtga
- the LOC123187952 gene encoding uncharacterized protein isoform X2, producing MMKLDDTDDDEELEDIGNSQAIEEEIYESRRQTRTSKDAELSSGLPDVSRKRQAEVFSDLHLLFPLAGFIRQPLNSSDSKYQDTPPSSGESMQSNMPAFKTAPGVQVKPSKKAKKNKLSQEPVVTESELGTAAPDTSAHEPPPQPSHEVPVSSSDPSAEQTLNDSDNPEAPSPTKVDDPEVEILKTQFVEPAQPTVLAKCSAKEELLERRKAKLDVTDYTHLSIGEIVSGYINKVHSSRDLEIDMVKQIQQKSEATINHFESEITELKNRLAAQELEIQKSNSKFEFSVSEQEKLKKNFESEKKPGLMKRPHW from the exons ATGATGAAACTGGATgatactgatgatgatgaagaattg GAGGATATAGGCAACAGCCAAGCcattgaagaagag atttatgagagccggaggcagacccggaccagcaaagacgcggaactctcctccggcttacctgatgtgtCCAGGAAGCGCCAGGCTGAGGTTTTCTCCGATTTACACCTTCTTTTTCCTTTGGCGGGTTTCATTCGTCAGCCTctcaattcctctgactccaaATATCAGGATACTCCACCTTCCTCCGGTGAGTCTATGCAGTCCAACatgccggccttcaaaactgctcccgg TGTGCAAGTAAAACCCAGCAAAAAGGCAAAAAAGAATAAGCTGTCCCAAGAGCCGGTTGTGACTGAATCGGAGCTGGGCACAGCTGCTCCTGACACCTCTGCTCACGAGCCGCCGCCTCAACCATCTCATGAAGTTCCTGTATCTTCCTCTGACCCGTCTGCTGAGCAAACCCTCAACGATTCTGATAACCCGGAGGCTCCTAGCCCTACCAAGGTagatgatccggaagttgagatTCTCAAGACTCAGTTTGTTGAGCCGGCACAGCCAACTGTACTTGCCAAGTGTTCTGCTAAAGAGGAATTGTTAgaacgccgaaaggccaagctGGACGTCACTGACTACactcatttgagtattggagagatcgtctccggctatatcAATAAAGTACATAGTAGCCgtgacctggagattgacatggtgaagcagatacagcaaaaatctgag gccaccataaatCATTTTGAGTCAGAGATTACTGAACTGAAGAATCGCCTGGCAGCTCAAGAGCTTGAAATCCAGAAATCCAACTCCAAGTTTGAGTTcagtgtctctgaacaagagaagttgaagaagaacTTTGAGTCGGAGAAAAaacctgggctgatgaaaaggccgcactggtga
- the LOC123187952 gene encoding uncharacterized protein isoform X4, translated as MMKLDDTDDDEELEDIGNSQAIEEEIYESRRQTRTSKDAELSSGLPDVSRKRQAEDTPPSSGESMQSNMPAFKTAPGVQVKPSKKAKKNKLSQEPVVTESELGTAAPDTSAHEPPPQPSHEVPVSSSDPSAEQTLNDSDNPEAPSPTKVDDPEVEILKTQFVEPAQPTVLAKCSAKEELLERRKAKLDVTDYTHLSIGEIVSGYINKVHSSRDLEIDMVKQIQQKSEATINHFESEITELKNRLAAQELEIQKSNSKFEFSVSEQEKLKKNFESEKKPGLMKRPHW; from the exons ATGATGAAACTGGATgatactgatgatgatgaagaattg GAGGATATAGGCAACAGCCAAGCcattgaagaagag atttatgagagccggaggcagacccggaccagcaaagacgcggaactctcctccggcttacctgatgtgtCCAGGAAGCGCCAGGCTGAG GATACTCCACCTTCCTCCGGTGAGTCTATGCAGTCCAACatgccggccttcaaaactgctcccgg TGTGCAAGTAAAACCCAGCAAAAAGGCAAAAAAGAATAAGCTGTCCCAAGAGCCGGTTGTGACTGAATCGGAGCTGGGCACAGCTGCTCCTGACACCTCTGCTCACGAGCCGCCGCCTCAACCATCTCATGAAGTTCCTGTATCTTCCTCTGACCCGTCTGCTGAGCAAACCCTCAACGATTCTGATAACCCGGAGGCTCCTAGCCCTACCAAGGTagatgatccggaagttgagatTCTCAAGACTCAGTTTGTTGAGCCGGCACAGCCAACTGTACTTGCCAAGTGTTCTGCTAAAGAGGAATTGTTAgaacgccgaaaggccaagctGGACGTCACTGACTACactcatttgagtattggagagatcgtctccggctatatcAATAAAGTACATAGTAGCCgtgacctggagattgacatggtgaagcagatacagcaaaaatctgag gccaccataaatCATTTTGAGTCAGAGATTACTGAACTGAAGAATCGCCTGGCAGCTCAAGAGCTTGAAATCCAGAAATCCAACTCCAAGTTTGAGTTcagtgtctctgaacaagagaagttgaagaagaacTTTGAGTCGGAGAAAAaacctgggctgatgaaaaggccgcactggtga
- the LOC123187952 gene encoding uncharacterized protein isoform X3: MMKLDDTDDDEELEDIGNSQAIEEERQIYESRRQTRTSKDAELSSGLPDVSRKRQAEDTPPSSGESMQSNMPAFKTAPGVQVKPSKKAKKNKLSQEPVVTESELGTAAPDTSAHEPPPQPSHEVPVSSSDPSAEQTLNDSDNPEAPSPTKVDDPEVEILKTQFVEPAQPTVLAKCSAKEELLERRKAKLDVTDYTHLSIGEIVSGYINKVHSSRDLEIDMVKQIQQKSEATINHFESEITELKNRLAAQELEIQKSNSKFEFSVSEQEKLKKNFESEKKPGLMKRPHW, encoded by the exons ATGATGAAACTGGATgatactgatgatgatgaagaattg GAGGATATAGGCAACAGCCAAGCcattgaagaagag cgacagatttatgagagccggaggcagacccggaccagcaaagacgcggaactctcctccggcttacctgatgtgtCCAGGAAGCGCCAGGCTGAG GATACTCCACCTTCCTCCGGTGAGTCTATGCAGTCCAACatgccggccttcaaaactgctcccgg TGTGCAAGTAAAACCCAGCAAAAAGGCAAAAAAGAATAAGCTGTCCCAAGAGCCGGTTGTGACTGAATCGGAGCTGGGCACAGCTGCTCCTGACACCTCTGCTCACGAGCCGCCGCCTCAACCATCTCATGAAGTTCCTGTATCTTCCTCTGACCCGTCTGCTGAGCAAACCCTCAACGATTCTGATAACCCGGAGGCTCCTAGCCCTACCAAGGTagatgatccggaagttgagatTCTCAAGACTCAGTTTGTTGAGCCGGCACAGCCAACTGTACTTGCCAAGTGTTCTGCTAAAGAGGAATTGTTAgaacgccgaaaggccaagctGGACGTCACTGACTACactcatttgagtattggagagatcgtctccggctatatcAATAAAGTACATAGTAGCCgtgacctggagattgacatggtgaagcagatacagcaaaaatctgag gccaccataaatCATTTTGAGTCAGAGATTACTGAACTGAAGAATCGCCTGGCAGCTCAAGAGCTTGAAATCCAGAAATCCAACTCCAAGTTTGAGTTcagtgtctctgaacaagagaagttgaagaagaacTTTGAGTCGGAGAAAAaacctgggctgatgaaaaggccgcactggtga
- the LOC123187952 gene encoding uncharacterized protein isoform X1 — MMKLDDTDDDEELEDIGNSQAIEEEVTIISSDSEPLPRLKIRRVTRKVRFSHPLAYQDPQFRLKRQIYESRRQTRTSKDAELSSGLPDVSRKRQAEDTPPSSGESMQSNMPAFKTAPGVQVKPSKKAKKNKLSQEPVVTESELGTAAPDTSAHEPPPQPSHEVPVSSSDPSAEQTLNDSDNPEAPSPTKVDDPEVEILKTQFVEPAQPTVLAKCSAKEELLERRKAKLDVTDYTHLSIGEIVSGYINKVHSSRDLEIDMVKQIQQKSEATINHFESEITELKNRLAAQELEIQKSNSKFEFSVSEQEKLKKNFESEKKPGLMKRPHW; from the exons ATGATGAAACTGGATgatactgatgatgatgaagaattg GAGGATATAGGCAACAGCCAAGCcattgaagaagaggtaactataatctcctccgactcagagcctttgccgaggttgaaaatccgaagagtaacccggaaagtaagattttcacatcctttagcttaccaagatcctcaatttcgtttgaagcgacagatttatgagagccggaggcagacccggaccagcaaagacgcggaactctcctccggcttacctgatgtgtCCAGGAAGCGCCAGGCTGAG GATACTCCACCTTCCTCCGGTGAGTCTATGCAGTCCAACatgccggccttcaaaactgctcccgg TGTGCAAGTAAAACCCAGCAAAAAGGCAAAAAAGAATAAGCTGTCCCAAGAGCCGGTTGTGACTGAATCGGAGCTGGGCACAGCTGCTCCTGACACCTCTGCTCACGAGCCGCCGCCTCAACCATCTCATGAAGTTCCTGTATCTTCCTCTGACCCGTCTGCTGAGCAAACCCTCAACGATTCTGATAACCCGGAGGCTCCTAGCCCTACCAAGGTagatgatccggaagttgagatTCTCAAGACTCAGTTTGTTGAGCCGGCACAGCCAACTGTACTTGCCAAGTGTTCTGCTAAAGAGGAATTGTTAgaacgccgaaaggccaagctGGACGTCACTGACTACactcatttgagtattggagagatcgtctccggctatatcAATAAAGTACATAGTAGCCgtgacctggagattgacatggtgaagcagatacagcaaaaatctgag gccaccataaatCATTTTGAGTCAGAGATTACTGAACTGAAGAATCGCCTGGCAGCTCAAGAGCTTGAAATCCAGAAATCCAACTCCAAGTTTGAGTTcagtgtctctgaacaagagaagttgaagaagaacTTTGAGTCGGAGAAAAaacctgggctgatgaaaaggccgcactggtga
- the LOC123187952 gene encoding uncharacterized protein isoform X5 has translation MMKLDDTDDDEELEDIGNSQAIEEEVTIISSDSEPLPRLKIRRVTRKVRFSHPLAYQDPQFRLKRQIYESRRQTRTSKDAELSSGLPDVSRKRQAEDTPPSSGESMQSNMPAFKTAPGVQVKPSKKAKKNKLSQEPVVTESELGTAAPDTSAHEPPPQPSHEVPVSSSDPSAEQTLNDSDNPEAPSPTKVDDPEVEILKTQFVEPAQPTVLAKCSAKEELLERRKAKLDVTDYTHLSIGEIVSGYINKVHSSRDLEIDMVKQIQQKSEGVTTFIL, from the exons ATGATGAAACTGGATgatactgatgatgatgaagaattg GAGGATATAGGCAACAGCCAAGCcattgaagaagaggtaactataatctcctccgactcagagcctttgccgaggttgaaaatccgaagagtaacccggaaagtaagattttcacatcctttagcttaccaagatcctcaatttcgtttgaagcgacagatttatgagagccggaggcagacccggaccagcaaagacgcggaactctcctccggcttacctgatgtgtCCAGGAAGCGCCAGGCTGAG GATACTCCACCTTCCTCCGGTGAGTCTATGCAGTCCAACatgccggccttcaaaactgctcccgg TGTGCAAGTAAAACCCAGCAAAAAGGCAAAAAAGAATAAGCTGTCCCAAGAGCCGGTTGTGACTGAATCGGAGCTGGGCACAGCTGCTCCTGACACCTCTGCTCACGAGCCGCCGCCTCAACCATCTCATGAAGTTCCTGTATCTTCCTCTGACCCGTCTGCTGAGCAAACCCTCAACGATTCTGATAACCCGGAGGCTCCTAGCCCTACCAAGGTagatgatccggaagttgagatTCTCAAGACTCAGTTTGTTGAGCCGGCACAGCCAACTGTACTTGCCAAGTGTTCTGCTAAAGAGGAATTGTTAgaacgccgaaaggccaagctGGACGTCACTGACTACactcatttgagtattggagagatcgtctccggctatatcAATAAAGTACATAGTAGCCgtgacctggagattgacatggtgaagcagatacagcaaaaatctgag